The genomic segment CGGTTTCCTAACCGTGCCGGAGAATCGGAGCGAACCGGAGGGGCGCGGCGTACGCCTGCCGGTCGTGATTTTCAAAAGCCATTCCGAGAATCCCGAACCGGACCCGGTGGTGTTTTTCGACGGAGGACCGGGGAACAGCGTGCTCGCGCTGGCGGGCCTGTTCGCCGCCTCGCCGATCCGCCGGAACCGCGACCTGATCCTGCTCGAGCAGCGCGGCAACAACGGCGCGGAACCTTCGCTGGATTGCCCGGAGGTCGATCGGGCGATCCTTTCGAATTTATCGTCGGCCGGCACGGTGGAGGAGGAGACCCGCCGGGTGGCCGAAGCGGCGGGGATTTGCCGTGAAAGGCTGACATCGCAGGTCGGGATCGATCTCTCGCAGTATCACAGCGCCGCCGCGGCCGCCGATTTCGAGGATCTGCGCCGGATCCTCGGATACGAACAATGGAATCTGTACGGCGTATCCTACGGCACGCGCTTGGCGATGTTCTACATGCGGGATTACCCGGCGCACGTCCGCAGCGTGGTGCTGGATTCGATATATCCGCCGGAAACCGACACGTATTCCCAACTGGTGCCGCAAGCGATCGAGGTCTTCGGGAGCCTGTTCGATGCCTGCGCGCAGGATGTGCGATGCCGGGAGGCTTACCCCTGTCTGGAGGAGCATTTCTACCGGCTGGTGGAAGAACTCAACGATGATCCGGTTCCGTTGCGGGCCGGGGCCATCGACGTATTGTTCAACGGCGACGACCTGGTCGCAACCGTATTCAACGCCCTGTACGACACATCGGCGGTCCCCCTATTGCCGCTTCTGATCGAAGAAATTCAGCAGGGGAACGCGGGCGTCCTGGCCCCGATTGTCTCCGGCGCCGTCGGACAGCTGACCGGGATCAATTGGGGCAAATATTATTCGGTGGAATGCTACGAGGAGTGGCCCTTCAATCCGCCGGAAGCGGTCGCCGACAGTTTCGCGCGCAATCCGCAGATTTCGATCTTCATCCCCTTCGCCTACGACCTGGGAGTGTGCCCGGTTTGGAACATCGGCCGCGCGCCGGACGACGCCGACCGGCCGGTGGCGAGCGATCTGCCCACGCTGATCCTTTCCGGCGAGCTCGATCCCATCACGCGGCCGGAGTTCGGTCGGACGGCCGCAGAATCACTCGGCCGCGCCTACCGCTACGAGTTCCCCGGGCAGGCCCATGCCATCAGCCTCTCCGGATGCGCCCAGCGGATGATGTTGGATTTTCTGGATGATCCGTCCGTTCCTCCCGACGAGGATTGTATGGCGGACCTGGCACGGGCTCCCTTCATCATCGCCGAGGATTGGCATCTCACCCCCGCCCTCTACCGGCTGAACGCCGATTTGCTCGGACGACCCAACCCGGTCCACCGCGGCTTGCTGGGCTTCATGCTCCTGTTTTTCCTCGGCGAGATCCTTCTGCTGCCCGGCAACCTGATCCGTGCGCTCCGCCGCCGGAGCCCCGCTTCGCCGGCGCCGGCCCGGATCGCCCGCGGGCTGGGGCTGGCCGTCGCCGTTTTGGGGGCGGCCTTCTGGCTGGGTTTGGCCGCCGCCGTCGGCCGCATCCTTTCCGACGGATTTCTTATGCTTGGTTTCGGCGTGCCGCGGGAGTATGGGTGGATCCTCGCCCTTCCCCGATCGGCCGTCCTCCCGGCGTTCGGAATGGCGGCCTTGGCTGTGCCGGTGTGGCGGTGCGGTTATTGGACCGCATTGGTGCGCGTTCACTACACCCTCTTAACTTTGGCCGCGTGGGTATTTGTTTTTTTCACTTGGTATTGGGGTTTGATGGGGTGACCCGACGTCCGCCGAAGCGCCGCGCCGCTTCCCTTTTTTCCGCTTTTCCGTCCCGGGCGTCACTCCGGGCGAGGGGCAAGGGAGCCGGAGGGAGAGGCGGGCGGCAAAGTGCGGGTGAGCACGACGTTCACCCCGCTGCCGCGGTAATTCCCGATCAGCACGTCGCCGCATGCGGCCGGCAGGCGGACCGTCCGCCGGGCGAGGTCCGCGATCAGATCAAAGATCAGCTCCCGCGGCAAGGGCTGATCGGTGCGCACGGAGATGCACGGAAAGGCGGGCGAATCGGTCCGCACGACGGCCGTGACCACCCGCTTGGGTGAAAGGACCTCCTCGCGGCCGTAGGCTTCGCCCTTCGGGCAACGGTTTCCGCTGACCTTCACGTTGCCGTCGGGAGTTATCTCGACCGTTAGCCGGCAGCCGATTGGGCAGGCGATGCAGACGAACTCCTTTTTTCCGGGCATCCTTTCTTCACCATGTCATTGCAAGGAGGATCGGCGCCGCCGATCCGACGAAGCGATCTCCTGCTTCGTGGAAGCAGGTAGCGGCTTGGCTGAGAGACCGAGGCGGTTTTCAAGACCGCCTCGGTCTTCTTACTCGATCGCCGCCTCCAGGACGTTTTCTCCCCGGGGATCCGGTTCGGGGAAATCCGCGGGCTTCAGCGGAACGCGGATCATCTCCGACGGCTGGACGTGGGGGAGTCTCTTCCTTTTAACCTCGGCCCCGTCGATCCGCAGGGAGAGGATCGCGTCGTTCTTCACCGTCAGCGCCCGCAGGTAGATCACGTTCTCCCGCCCCGGCGAATAATAATTGGGCGTCA from the Anaerolineales bacterium genome contains:
- a CDS encoding DUF1667 domain-containing protein, with the protein product MPGKKEFVCIACPIGCRLTVEITPDGNVKVSGNRCPKGEAYGREEVLSPKRVVTAVVRTDSPAFPCISVRTDQPLPRELIFDLIADLARRTVRLPAACGDVLIGNYRGSGVNVVLTRTLPPASPSGSLAPRPE
- a CDS encoding alpha/beta fold hydrolase yields the protein MKTLAGWTALACLISLVRLEHPIRIIPAPAEPYFEPGACLFPAPGDGRTECGFLTVPENRSEPEGRGVRLPVVIFKSHSENPEPDPVVFFDGGPGNSVLALAGLFAASPIRRNRDLILLEQRGNNGAEPSLDCPEVDRAILSNLSSAGTVEEETRRVAEAAGICRERLTSQVGIDLSQYHSAAAAADFEDLRRILGYEQWNLYGVSYGTRLAMFYMRDYPAHVRSVVLDSIYPPETDTYSQLVPQAIEVFGSLFDACAQDVRCREAYPCLEEHFYRLVEELNDDPVPLRAGAIDVLFNGDDLVATVFNALYDTSAVPLLPLLIEEIQQGNAGVLAPIVSGAVGQLTGINWGKYYSVECYEEWPFNPPEAVADSFARNPQISIFIPFAYDLGVCPVWNIGRAPDDADRPVASDLPTLILSGELDPITRPEFGRTAAESLGRAYRYEFPGQAHAISLSGCAQRMMLDFLDDPSVPPDEDCMADLARAPFIIAEDWHLTPALYRLNADLLGRPNPVHRGLLGFMLLFFLGEILLLPGNLIRALRRRSPASPAPARIARGLGLAVAVLGAAFWLGLAAAVGRILSDGFLMLGFGVPREYGWILALPRSAVLPAFGMAALAVPVWRCGYWTALVRVHYTLLTLAAWVFVFFTWYWGLMG